A stretch of the Aphis gossypii isolate Hap1 chromosome 2, ASM2018417v2, whole genome shotgun sequence genome encodes the following:
- the LOC114121756 gene encoding solute carrier family 46 member 3-like isoform X2: MSLHKPAAATVSVWRRFWSGVTVEPIVACYMTAFTMVTLTVSNLNMQKACRVNLRLPDETCEALVTKSTTGHSADEVAVQELVTGMMMWQTCAQNVLPCVLMLLVGAWSDRTRKRVPCMLLPLYGELARNVGQLLCVFYYQLPMEAAGIAETIPWALTGGQTLMTMTAYSYIGDATSLEQRTFRIGALNAVMAVSMAIGTSMSGIIYNKLGFYGAYLTTSSLIIIGLVYGLLFVKDVTPVTEVDKNKSYRTTISEFLDFTHITQSFSTTFKQRPNRQRIRIIILLIIFMASSGINAGYHTVIYLYTRVQFNWNELKYSVFASYEIIINIIGLLFTSILLSKLLKISDEIIGMLSSISQTLGALFYTFAKTELLFYIGPLVSILTCAENVSTKSLMTKLVPKTELNGCI; this comes from the exons ATGAGCCTTCACAAGCCGGCCGCGGCCACGGTGTCGGTGTGGCGGCGGTTCTGGAGCGGCGTCACCGTCGAGCCAATAGTCGCGTGCTACATGACGGCGTTCACGATGGTCACGCTCACCGTGTCCAACCTGAACATGCAAAAGGCGTGCCGGGTGAACCTCCGGCTTCCGGACGAGACGTGCGAGGCGCTGGTGACGAAGAGCACGACCGGACATTCGGCCGACGAGGTGGCCGTCCAGGAGCTGGTCACCGGCATGATGATGTGGCAGACGTGCGCGCAAAACGTGCTGCCGTGCGTGCTCATGCTGTTGGTGGGCGCCTGGAGCGACCGGACCCGGAAGCGCGTCCCGTGCATGCTGTTGCCGCTTTACGGCGAACTGGCCCGGAACGTGGGCCAACTGCTGTGCGTCTTTTACTACCAGCTGCCCATGGAGGCGGCCGGCATCGCCGAAACGATACCTTGGGCCCTGACTGGCGGCCAAACCCTGATGACCATGACCGCTTACAGTTACATCGGAGACGCCACTTCG ttggaaCAACGAACATTCAGAATTGGGGCGTTGAATGCTGTTATGGCTGTATCTATGGCAATCGGAACGTCAATGTCcggcataatatataataagttaggATTCTACGGTGCATATCTTACAACATcttcattgattataataggTCTGGTATATGGATTATTGTTTGTGAAAGATGTGACTCCAGTCACAGAAGtagataaaaacaaatcatacCGGACGACTATATCAGAATTTCTAGATTTCACTCACATAACCCAATCGTTCAGTACTACTTTTAAACAACGTCCGAACAGACAAAGAATaagaatcataattttattaattatattcatggCAAGTTCTGGCATAAATGCTG GTTACCAtacagtaatttatttgtacactCGTGTTCAATTCAATtggaatgaattaaaatacagCGTATTTGCAtcgtatgaaataataattaacattatcg gtcTTTTATTCACCTCGATTTTGCTAAGTAAGCTATTGAAAATTTCCGATGAAATAATAGGAATGTTATCATCGATTAGCCAAACACTGGGTGCACTATTCTACACCTTCGCTAAAACCGAATTGCTTTTCtatattg GACCATTAGTATCGATTTTAACATGTGCAGAAAATGTATCTACCAAATCACTGATGACAAAATTAGTACCAAAAACTGAACTCA atGGTTGTATATGA
- the LOC114121756 gene encoding solute carrier family 46 member 3-like isoform X1 codes for MSLHKPAAATVSVWRRFWSGVTVEPIVACYMTAFTMVTLTVSNLNMQKACRVNLRLPDETCEALVTKSTTGHSADEVAVQELVTGMMMWQTCAQNVLPCVLMLLVGAWSDRTRKRVPCMLLPLYGELARNVGQLLCVFYYQLPMEAAGIAETIPWALTGGQTLMTMTAYSYIGDATSLEQRTFRIGALNAVMAVSMAIGTSMSGIIYNKLGFYGAYLTTSSLIIIGLVYGLLFVKDVTPVTEVDKNKSYRTTISEFLDFTHITQSFSTTFKQRPNRQRIRIIILLIIFMASSGINAGYHTVIYLYTRVQFNWNELKYSVFASYEIIINIIGLLFTSILLSKLLKISDEIIGMLSSISQTLGALFYTFAKTELLFYIGPLVSILTCAENVSTKSLMTKLVPKTELTQIAAVFGIAEIMVSLVFGLGYNGLYEATINVLPGAFYLITFIFIAPTIALFLWLYMKRTNEYEYLNETKDDVLKNPKVKPKTLSTSNYGTIVDPIQN; via the exons ATGAGCCTTCACAAGCCGGCCGCGGCCACGGTGTCGGTGTGGCGGCGGTTCTGGAGCGGCGTCACCGTCGAGCCAATAGTCGCGTGCTACATGACGGCGTTCACGATGGTCACGCTCACCGTGTCCAACCTGAACATGCAAAAGGCGTGCCGGGTGAACCTCCGGCTTCCGGACGAGACGTGCGAGGCGCTGGTGACGAAGAGCACGACCGGACATTCGGCCGACGAGGTGGCCGTCCAGGAGCTGGTCACCGGCATGATGATGTGGCAGACGTGCGCGCAAAACGTGCTGCCGTGCGTGCTCATGCTGTTGGTGGGCGCCTGGAGCGACCGGACCCGGAAGCGCGTCCCGTGCATGCTGTTGCCGCTTTACGGCGAACTGGCCCGGAACGTGGGCCAACTGCTGTGCGTCTTTTACTACCAGCTGCCCATGGAGGCGGCCGGCATCGCCGAAACGATACCTTGGGCCCTGACTGGCGGCCAAACCCTGATGACCATGACCGCTTACAGTTACATCGGAGACGCCACTTCG ttggaaCAACGAACATTCAGAATTGGGGCGTTGAATGCTGTTATGGCTGTATCTATGGCAATCGGAACGTCAATGTCcggcataatatataataagttaggATTCTACGGTGCATATCTTACAACATcttcattgattataataggTCTGGTATATGGATTATTGTTTGTGAAAGATGTGACTCCAGTCACAGAAGtagataaaaacaaatcatacCGGACGACTATATCAGAATTTCTAGATTTCACTCACATAACCCAATCGTTCAGTACTACTTTTAAACAACGTCCGAACAGACAAAGAATaagaatcataattttattaattatattcatggCAAGTTCTGGCATAAATGCTG GTTACCAtacagtaatttatttgtacactCGTGTTCAATTCAATtggaatgaattaaaatacagCGTATTTGCAtcgtatgaaataataattaacattatcg gtcTTTTATTCACCTCGATTTTGCTAAGTAAGCTATTGAAAATTTCCGATGAAATAATAGGAATGTTATCATCGATTAGCCAAACACTGGGTGCACTATTCTACACCTTCGCTAAAACCGAATTGCTTTTCtatattg GACCATTAGTATCGATTTTAACATGTGCAGAAAATGTATCTACCAAATCACTGATGACAAAATTAGTACCAAAAACTGAACTCA CTCAAATAGCCGCTGTTTTTGGCATTGCGGAAATTATGGTTTCATTGGTGTTTGGACTCGGGTACAATGGCTTATACGAAGCCACAATTAATGTTCTACCCGGAGCATTTTATTTGATCACCTTCATATTCATCGCTCCGACTATTGCTTTATtcct atGGTTGTATATGAAACGAACAAATGAATATGAATACTTAAATGAAACAAAAGATGACGtattaaaaaatccaaaagtTAAGCCAAAAACTTTAAGTACTTCAAATTATGGTACGATTGTAGATCCGATACAAAACTAA